The Cheilinus undulatus linkage group 2, ASM1832078v1, whole genome shotgun sequence genome has a window encoding:
- the snrpd2 gene encoding small nuclear ribonucleoprotein Sm D2 — protein MSLLTKPKSEMTPEELQKREEEEFNTGPLSVLTQSVKNNTQVLINCRNNKKLLGRVKAFDRHCNMVLENVKEMWTEVPKSGKGKKKSKPVNKDRYISKMFLRGDSVIIVLRNPLITGK, from the exons AT gaGTCTGTTAACAAAACCCAAGTCAGAGATGACCCCAGAGGAGCTccagaaaagagaggaagaggagttcAACACTGGCCCGCTGTCTGTACTTACCCAGTCAGTAAAGAACAACACCCAGGTCCTCATCAACTGtcgaaacaacaaaaaactgctTGGAAGAGTCAAAGCTTTTGACAG ACACTGTAACATGGTTTTGGAGAACGTGAAGGAGATGTGGACCGAAGTGCCCAAGAGTGGGAAGGGGAAGAAGAAGTCAAAGCCAGTGAACAAAGACCGCTAcatctctaaaatgttcctgaGGGGAGACTCCGTCATCATCGTGCTGAGAAATCCTCTGATCACAGGGAAATAA
- the foxg1c gene encoding forkhead box protein G1c, whose amino-acid sequence MVDIDDCLAYQHVQICCDHARGCQRLFLLPTTLSLCVFAFGGLSARSGLIGSTKRTALKILTPILALTMEDFKIPDRFFHKSSFSVGSLWRREGLQESPPPSQEPGQAHPKKGCKEGTERDCENQKQHTGVKINQDKLNVKKGESKSAEGVEAEKPPFSYNALIMMAIRQSPERRLTLNGIYEFIMYNFPYYRQNRQGWQNSIRHNLSLNKCFVKVPRHYDDPGKGNYWMLDPCSEDVFIGGTSGKLRRRATAGSGAKLGLRRGGGRLMSPSAVTGVTLAAASSFYWPVPPFLPLQTPVHTNLGTSSYLSAPTRLHHHATSVVSQRSRWSATSAAAADRVVQMHQEMSYIGVSCPHQSGAFPASIPAHSLPLTEPGPFGVISGQAGYFYSHQIPATFTASQDECATSKTAPGPFLPKNSLLESAGCCHEMSSHCPQVRPGTRLGI is encoded by the exons ATGGTAGACATCG ATGACTGTTTGGCTTATCAACACGTCCAGATCTGCTGTGATCATGCGCGTGGCTGTCAGCGCCTCTTTTTGCTCCCCACCACTTTGAGTCTGTGCGTCTTTGCCTTTGGGGGGCTCAGTGCGCGCTCTGGTCTGATCGGATCTACTAAACGGACTGCTCTGAAGATTTTAACTCCGATTTTGGCCCTTACAATGGAAGACTTTAAGATTCCCGACCGATTTTTTCACAAGTCTTCATTCAGCGTCGGCAGCCTGTGGAGACGAGAGGGGCTGCAGGAGTCCCCTCCACCCTCTCAGGAGCCAGGACAAGCACATCCAAAGAAAGGCTGTAAAGAGGGAACTGAGAGGGACTGTGAAAACCAGAAACAGCACACTGGAGTGAAGATAAATCAAGAtaaattaaatgtgaaaaaaggagAGTCTAAGAGCGCAGAAGGAGTTGAAGCAGAGAAACCTCCGTTCAGTTATAACGCGCTCATCATGATGGCGATCCGCCAGAGCCCGGAGCGCAGACTCACCCTGAACGGGATCTATGAGTTCATCATGTACAACTTCCCCTACTACCGTCAGAACAGACAGGGCTGGCAGAATTCAATCAGACATAACCTCAGTCTGAACAAGTGCTTCGTTAAAGTCCCGCGCCACTATGACGACCCGGGTAAGGGGAACTACTGGATGCTGGACCCCTGCAGTGAGGACGTCTTCATAGGGGGCACATCAGGCAAGCTGCGGCGCAGGGCCACAGCTGGCTCCGGGGCCAAACTTGGACTAAGAAGAGGAGGGGGTCGTCTGATGTCCCCCAGCGCCGTCACAGGCGTCACCTTGGCCGCAGCGAGCTCCTTTTACTGGCCGGTGCCGCCGTTTCTGCCTCTCCAAACACCGGTGCACACAAACCTGGGCACGAGCTCTTATCTCAGTGCCCCCACGCGCCTTCATCACCACGCCACATCCGTGGTTTCACAGCGATCTCGATGGAGCGCAACAAGTGCTGCAGCCGCGGACAGGGTGGTGCAGATGCACCAGGAGATGTCTTACATCGGAGTGAGCTGTCCGCATCAGAGCGGCGCTTTCCCAGCATCCATCCCTGCACACAGCCTGCCTCTGACCGAGCCGGGACCCTTTGGCGTGATTTCAGGACAAGCCGGTTACTTTTACTCTCATCAAATACCCGCAACCTTTACTGCGTCCCAAGATGAGTGCGCCACATCCAAGACGGCCCCGGGGCCATTTCTACCCAAGAACAGTCTCCTGGAGTCAGCGGGCTGCTGTCATGAAATGTCCAGTCACTGTCCTCAGGTTAGGCCAGGCACGAGACTGGGAATTTAG